The following proteins are encoded in a genomic region of Clostridium kluyveri:
- a CDS encoding DNA polymerase III subunit alpha — protein sequence MGDKKYKWVSLHQHTEYSLLDSSAKISELIARAKELEMDSIAITDHGSMYGCVEFYKEAKAQGIKPIIGCEIYVSQKSMYVKQNNGENENYHLVLLVKNKEGYKNLMKIVSTASIEGFYYKPRVDHDYLREHSEGLIALSACMGGEIQANILKDNIKTAKEIALLYKKIFREGFYLELQYHGIEEQLKINQELISMSKELNIPLVATNDVHYIRKEDYRSHDVLLCIQTGKTVDEEQRMRYPSDEFYLKSPEQMYEIFSYVPEALENTVKIAGQCSFDYEFHNSKLPKFPLEEGIDPYEYMKELCYKGLKKRYKNIDDNLINRLEYELDIIKKMGYVDYFLIVWDFISFAVQNGIMTGPGRGSGAGSIVAYTLGITKVDPIKYNLIFERFLNPERISMPDIDSDFCYERRGEVIDYVVEKYGKDNVSQIVTFGTMAARACIRDVGRAMNYPYGEVDRIAKMIPTMLNITIDKALEINSELKEAYEEEPRTKELIDVARALEGLPRHTSTHAAGVVIASKPLVNYVPLQKNEGNIVTQFTMNTLEELGLLKMDFLGLRTLTVLRDALTMIKENKGKSIDLDNIDYDDKAVYDMIGQGKTVGVFQLESPGMTSFMKELKPDSLEDIIAGISLYRPGPMAEIPKYIKNKNSIHEINYVTPQLEHILSVTYGCMVYQEQVMQIVRDLAGYSMGRSDLVRRAMSKKKHHVMEEERRNFVYGIVDENGKVEVPGCIKNGISEKTANDIFDSMIDFASYAFNKSHAAAYAVVAFQTAYLMRYYPTEFTAAMLNSVKGDSEKVAYYIRFAKGIGIEVLPPSINESYAKFTVEDGRIRFGLSAVKNVGENIIDSIVKSRLKHGKFKDLVDFCSSIEIQSINKRVVESLIKAGAFDCFGKYRSQLSLVYEKIIDSVINSRKKNIKGQISLFSQIKDSSIEIQYPSIKEFMKRDMLSMEKEMTGLYLSGHPLDEYEKTLKLQTDTKISDIITRETLEESFIEESRVRDGDKVIVGGILSQVSRKVTKNNDMMAFARLEDLYGIMEIIIFSKTFHKFKSLIYDDSMILVKGRISIREEEQPKLICEIVEPLMRIDTEKLYILIKEQQDIKNTLKEVKPLLINFSGSVPVYLCTQKERKKFRLDRDLWIKSDPDLMSILRKRFGDNNVKII from the coding sequence ATAGCCAGAGCTAAGGAATTAGAGATGGACAGCATTGCTATAACAGATCATGGGAGTATGTATGGTTGTGTGGAGTTCTATAAAGAAGCTAAAGCGCAGGGAATTAAACCTATAATAGGGTGTGAAATATATGTATCCCAAAAGTCTATGTATGTAAAACAAAATAATGGGGAAAATGAGAATTATCACTTAGTGCTTCTGGTAAAAAATAAAGAGGGATATAAAAATTTGATGAAAATAGTTTCTACAGCTTCTATTGAAGGATTTTATTATAAACCAAGAGTAGACCATGACTATCTAAGGGAACATAGTGAAGGGTTAATAGCATTAAGTGCCTGCATGGGTGGTGAAATACAGGCAAATATACTGAAAGATAATATAAAGACAGCTAAGGAAATAGCTCTTCTTTACAAAAAGATATTTAGAGAAGGATTTTACCTTGAACTTCAATATCATGGTATAGAAGAACAACTAAAAATAAACCAGGAACTGATATCCATGTCAAAGGAACTTAATATTCCTTTAGTTGCAACAAATGATGTGCACTATATAAGAAAAGAGGATTATAGGTCTCATGATGTTTTGCTTTGTATACAGACAGGGAAAACTGTGGACGAAGAACAGAGGATGAGATATCCTTCAGACGAATTTTATTTAAAATCTCCAGAACAAATGTATGAAATATTCTCTTATGTGCCGGAAGCTCTGGAAAACACAGTTAAAATAGCAGGCCAGTGCAGTTTTGACTATGAGTTTCACAATTCAAAACTACCTAAGTTTCCTCTTGAAGAAGGTATAGACCCTTATGAGTATATGAAAGAACTGTGTTATAAAGGACTTAAAAAAAGATATAAGAATATAGATGACAATTTAATAAATAGACTGGAATATGAATTAGATATAATAAAGAAAATGGGATATGTAGATTATTTTTTAATAGTTTGGGATTTTATAAGTTTTGCCGTACAAAATGGAATTATGACAGGACCGGGTAGGGGCAGCGGAGCTGGCTCAATAGTCGCATATACCCTTGGAATTACTAAAGTAGATCCAATAAAGTATAACCTGATATTTGAACGCTTTTTGAATCCAGAGAGAATATCCATGCCGGATATCGATAGTGATTTTTGTTATGAGAGAAGAGGGGAAGTCATAGACTATGTAGTGGAAAAGTATGGTAAAGACAATGTATCACAAATTGTAACTTTTGGAACCATGGCTGCCAGAGCATGTATAAGAGATGTGGGAAGGGCAATGAATTACCCTTATGGAGAGGTAGATAGAATAGCTAAAATGATTCCCACAATGTTAAATATAACTATAGATAAAGCCCTTGAAATTAATTCTGAACTTAAAGAGGCCTATGAAGAGGAACCTAGAACTAAGGAGTTAATAGATGTGGCAAGAGCGCTTGAAGGACTTCCAAGACATACCTCTACCCATGCGGCAGGAGTGGTTATAGCTTCAAAACCTCTGGTAAATTATGTGCCCCTTCAGAAAAATGAAGGCAATATAGTAACTCAATTCACTATGAATACCTTAGAGGAACTTGGCCTCTTAAAAATGGACTTTTTAGGGCTTAGAACTTTGACAGTTTTAAGGGATGCCCTAACCATGATTAAAGAAAATAAAGGAAAAAGCATTGATTTAGATAACATAGATTATGATGATAAAGCAGTGTATGATATGATAGGACAGGGAAAAACTGTAGGAGTTTTTCAACTTGAATCTCCGGGAATGACCTCTTTCATGAAAGAATTGAAACCAGATTCTTTGGAGGATATAATAGCCGGAATCAGCCTTTATAGACCGGGACCTATGGCTGAAATACCAAAATATATTAAAAATAAGAATAGTATTCATGAAATTAATTATGTAACCCCCCAGCTTGAGCATATACTATCTGTTACTTATGGATGCATGGTGTATCAAGAACAGGTAATGCAGATTGTAAGAGATCTGGCAGGTTACTCCATGGGAAGAAGTGATCTGGTAAGACGTGCAATGTCTAAGAAAAAACACCATGTTATGGAAGAGGAAAGGCGTAACTTTGTATATGGAATAGTAGATGAAAATGGAAAAGTAGAAGTACCGGGATGTATAAAAAATGGCATATCTGAAAAGACTGCCAATGATATATTTGATTCCATGATAGATTTTGCATCCTATGCATTTAACAAATCACATGCTGCTGCTTATGCTGTAGTGGCATTTCAGACAGCATACCTAATGCGTTATTATCCTACAGAATTCACAGCAGCAATGTTAAACAGTGTAAAAGGCGATAGTGAAAAGGTAGCGTATTATATAAGGTTTGCAAAAGGGATTGGAATAGAAGTACTACCTCCTAGTATTAATGAAAGTTATGCAAAATTTACAGTAGAAGATGGCAGAATAAGATTTGGATTGTCTGCTGTAAAAAATGTTGGGGAAAATATAATAGACAGTATAGTTAAATCTAGATTAAAACATGGTAAATTTAAAGATTTAGTGGATTTTTGTAGTAGTATAGAGATACAATCAATAAATAAAAGAGTGGTGGAAAGCTTAATTAAGGCAGGGGCTTTTGATTGCTTTGGAAAATATCGTTCACAATTAAGTTTAGTATATGAAAAGATAATTGACAGTGTCATAAATTCAAGGAAAAAAAATATAAAAGGACAGATAAGTCTTTTTTCCCAGATAAAGGATAGCAGTATAGAAATACAATATCCCTCTATAAAAGAATTCATGAAAAGAGATATGCTGTCCATGGAAAAGGAAATGACGGGTTTATATCTTTCAGGTCATCCTTTAGATGAGTATGAGAAAACTTTAAAATTACAGACAGATACTAAAATATCAGATATAATAACCCGGGAGACATTAGAAGAAAGTTTCATAGAAGAATCCAGAGTAAGAGATGGAGATAAGGTTATAGTTGGAGGAATATTATCACAGGTATCTAGAAAGGTTACTAAGAATAATGACATGATGGCTTTTGCCAGATTAGAAGATTTATATGGGATTATGGAAATAATAATATTCTCTAAAACTTTTCACAAATTTAAAAGTCTAATTTATGATGATTCCATGATTTTAGTAAAGGGCAGAATAAGCATTAGAGAAGAGGAACAGCCTAAATTGATCTGTGAAATTGTAGAACCTCTTATGAGAATAGATACAGAAAAACTTTATATATTAATTAAAGAACAGCAGGATATAAAAAATACATTGAAAGAAGTGAAACCTTTACTTATAAATTTTAGTGGAAGTGTTCCGGTGTATTTATGTACACAAAAGGAGAGAAAAAAATTCAGATTAGATAGGGATCTGTGGATAAAATCTGATCCGGATCTTATGAGTATATTGAGAAAAAGATTTGGAGATAACAATGTAAAAATTATATAA